The uncultured Fusobacterium sp. DNA segment ATTTATTGTTGTGTTTGCATTTATTGTCTTTCTCTATTCTGTTGCTAATGTCCTTATTAATCATTTGTTTGTCACGCTTTCTCGCGGACAAGATATATATTACCACAGATTCAAAAAAACGTCAATAGTTTTTTTATTATTTTTTTATTTTTAATAAATCTTTTTTCAGTATTTTATATTTTCCTTTTGCAACTTTCTCTATTAAACCTTCTTCTAAAAAGCTTTTTAAAACTCTAGATAAAGAAGGACGACTTACGTTAAAATATTCAGATAGATCTTTTATTGAATTTTCAAATATTATATACTCTTCTTTTTCATTTTTTAATATGTACTCTGCTAACTTTTGATTAATTGTTTTATTAGATATACTCTCTCTCAAATTTTTAGATAAAAATTGAGCTTTATTACTTATTTCATTTAAAAATAATATCAATATATTTTGATTTTCTCTCAATATATTTACTAATTCATCTTTTTCTATAAAAAGAATTTTTACATCTGTTTTTGCTATTAAATCTACAGGAAAATTATTAAAATCTCCAAAAATAAATGCAGATGCTATTATTTTTCCATTTCTTAACTCTTCTATTTTTTTTACTTCTCCATTTTCCTTTAACATTTCTGCTACTAAAATTCCCTCTAAGTTTACATATATTCCTTTGATTTTATCTCCTTTAAAGGCAACATATTCATCCTTTTCAAATGTTAATATTTTATATTTAATTTTTTTTAATAAAACTTCTATCTCTTCTTCTAATAGTGAAGAAAATAGATCGATTTTTTTTAATTCTTCTATAGCTATCTCTTTCAAGTTTTTCTCCTTTTTTTATAGTTTATTTTTTATCTTTATGTTATAATATATAGCAAATTTGATATTATTTTAGTTAGGAGTTATTTAAAAATGAAAAAATTTATTATAATATGCCCTCATTGTAAAAAAAAGATGAAAATTTCTGATAAAACTGCTAAATATAAATGCCCTCATTGTGGAGAAATTTATAAATATAACACTTTTAAAAGTATATTTTACAATACTAAAGATGTATTTTTAGGAATAGGTCAAACTTTTTCTGATATAAAATTTAATATAAAAAGAAAATATAACAATGCTAAAGCAACATATCAATATATGAGTCAATTAAAAAAGCATATGAAAAATGATCCTAATTGGTCTCAATATAGAAAACAACAGCAAGAAATGAAAGATGTATCTCCTAAAAAATCCTTTAAAGACTTTTTCAAAAGAAAATAGGAAAAATATATCTTTGAATATAGAGAAGTAGCTAAAATGTCTTTAGCTACTTTCTATTTTAATAATCTTTTTCATTAAAAGAAAGCTCTATTTTTTCTATTTTTGGTTTTAATTGTCTAAATTTAACTCCAGCTGAGTTTAACATTTTTTTAGAAGCAATATTTGATTCTGTTCCATTATATTTATCTGATAAATATACTAATTCCTTTATTCCACTTTGAATAATAGCTTTACTGCACTCATGACAAGGGAATAAAGCAACATAGATAGTGCAACCTTTTAAACTTTTAGTGCTGTTCAAAATAGCATTTAATTCTGCATGACACACAAAAGGATATTTTGTTTCTAGAAATTCTCCTTCTCTTTCCCAAGGATATTCATCATCACTACATCCTATAGGAAGCCCATTATATCCTACTCCTATTATTCTTTTTTCTTCATTTACTATACAAGCTCCCACTTGAGTATTGGGATCCTTACTTCTCTTAGCTGAAAGTAAAGCTACTCCCATAAAATACTCATCCCATGCAATATACTCCTCTCTTTTCATGATATATTCCCTCCAACATTTTATTTATAATATATTTTATAATATACCATATTTTTAAACTTTTTTTTATTTTTCTTTGTCTAATTATATAAATTTTGTTAAAATGATTATAAAATATATCTTAAATTTAGGAGGATAATTATGAAAAAAATTTTTTTACTATTTATTTTAATATACAATTTTTCATTTAGTATTGTAGATTTCCAAGGGATAAACTGGGGAGATAACGAAAAAAATTTACAACTTATTTTTCCAAAAGTTATAAAAGAACCCTCTTTAAATGAAAATATAACTATTTTGGCTGTTCCATCTCCAAAGGATTTTGTTTCAAAATATCAATTTTTCTTAAAAGATAATGCTTTATATAAAATTAGAGTTAATTTCGATAAAGAGAGTGTTGGAAAAAGAGAGCTACAAGATATCTATGAGCAATTATTAAAAAATATTGGTTCTCCTATTTCTAAAGTTCCAATTAATAAAAAAATAGAAACTCTTACTTTAAAAGGAAATTCATTAAAATTTATTCCTGATATATCTACCACTGTTTATTTTAATGGTGTAGACACTATTAATGAATATGAAAAAATGATTGATTCTAATCTTTATCTTGAATATGTTGATTCAACTATTGAATATGAAATAGATTAAAAAAAGCCAGTTAAATAACTGGCTTTTAATATCTTTTTTAATCAATTAGAATTTTTTCCCGAAATATCTTTCTAATAATCCTGCGAAAGCTCTTCCGTGTCTAGCTTCGTCTTTAGCCATTTCATGAACTGTATCGTGGATAGCATCAAATCCTAATTGTTTTGCTCTCTTAGCGATATCGAATTTTCCTGAAGTTGCTCCATACTCAGCTTCAACTCTTCTTGATAAGTTTTCTTCAGTAGAAGCAGTTACACATTCTCCTAATAATTCAGCAAATTTAGCTGCGTGCTCAGCTTCTTCGAAAGCTATTCTCTTATAAGCTTCTGCTACTTCTGGATATCCTTCTCTGTCAGCTACTCTTGACATTGCTAAGTACATTCCAACTTCTGTACATTCTCCTTCGAAGTTAGCTCTTAATCCAGCGATGATTTCTTCATCTCCACAAGCTAATCCTTCTCCTACTTTATGCTCAGTTGCCCAAACTCTTCCTGCTCCTTCTACTACTTCTTCCCATTTATCTTTTCCAGCCTTACATACAGGACATTGAGTCATAGTCTCATCAGTTATAATTTCTCCACAAACTTTACATCTCCATTTTGCCATTTTAATTCCTCCTTGAATTCCTTTTTAATTTCTATATTTTTCATTTCCTTTTTTGTAATCATTTCAGTTTTATTACAATAATAATATACTATATACTACTATTTTTGTCAAGTATTTTTTTTAAAATTATTTTCTTTTTATTATATGTCTTTGTGGTTGAATAATTATCTCAGTTAATACTGTCCCTTCTCTCTGTGTAAAAACCGTTTCTACAGCATTTGCAACACATTCAGGTAAAATATAACTATCTTCTTCATCTCCCTCTTTAAAATTAAGATTATCATAAAAAGATGTCTTTGTAATATCAGGTAAAATAGAAATTACTTTTACTCCTGTTTTTCTTACCTCTTCAAATAATCCCTTAGAAAAATGAAGTAATCCAGCCTTAGTTGCAGAATATGCACAACCATAAGTACTAGCTTTAGTCGCTGTAATAGAAGATATATTTATTATTGTTCCTCTTCTCTTTTTTAATTCCCTTAAAAATAGTTGTGTTAAAATTATAGGAGCTTCTAAATTTAAACTTATCATCTTATGAAGCTTTGTAGGATTTATCTCTTCATGTGGACCAAAAAAACCAACTCCAGCACAATTAATTAAAATATCTATTTCTGTTTCCTTTTTTATTTTTTTAGCTAACTCTTCTATATTTTGATATTTTAATAAATCACATATTATAGGATGAAAATTTTCATCTAAAATATTTATTTTACTAAAATCTCTTCCAACTCCATATACTTCATATTTTAGTTCTAATAATTTTTTTGTTATTGCTAGACCTATTCCAGAAGTTGCTCCAGTTATTAATACCTTCTTCATTTTATCTCCTAAATAAATATTTTTTTCTCTTCTACAAACTTTAAAATTTCAGTTTTTATATAGTTTAACATCTCATTATTTTCCTCTAACGAATAAGTATATACCCCTTCATAGCATTGAAAAGGATAATTTAAAATAATTGAATTTACTCTATTACGTTTCATTCTTTTCATATATTCCTTAGAAATTCTAAAAGTTCCTATGCTTACATCTAAAATTTTTTCACCATTTATATTTTCAAATGTTTCTCTTATCATGTTACCATAAATTTCTTTAAAATTTTCAATTTTAATCATAGGATCAAAACAAACCCTAACTGTCCAACCCATATCTATAAGTTTTTTAGCTGCTTCTATTCTTTGCTCAAAAGTTACAGCTCCAAATTCATGTTTTTTAGCAAACTCTTTAGGAGAAATCGTCCAAGCTACTATAAAATTTTTATTTGGTTTTAAATCTTTAAACACCTTAATATTAGCACTTTTAGTTCTTAATTCTATCTTTAAATTATCGAATCTATTTACAAATTCATACCATTTTTTTACAAATCCTGTTATCTCTTCTAAAGCTAATAAATCTGTATCATAAGATATACATATATACATTGATCTATTTTTTAAAATTTTTTCAATTTCTTCAAATACATCTTCAATATTAACAAAAATCACTATATTTCCTGAAGAGTAAACTCCTTGTAAATAACAATATTCACAATCATAAATACAATTTAAAACCGATGAAGTATAATAGAAGTTTTCATTTCCAAAGCTTTCACAAACTTTCGCTCCTTCATAAAGATAGTTTTCTTTTTTTACTGCTAAAATAAGTTTAGGAGATTTTTTTTGTAAAATAAAATTTTGATTATTTTTTGAAAAAACCTCTTTATAACTATCTATTTCTATAATTTGAGAGTTTGAAAATTTTTTTAAAATTTTGTTACACTCTTTAAAAGTTCTAGCCTCTTTTTCTACATATATATGAGAAAAACTTTTATTTAATAAATCCATTAAAAAAATACTCCTTTATTAAAAAAATACTCCTTTAAATAACACTTTTTCTATTATAATCTGTTATATCAGTTTTTAATCTTTTTAAAATATCTTCAACTTTTATTTTCCCACTATCAATTGCTTTCAATTCATTATCAGTAGCACCGATAAGTTCTACAAATTGAACTTTTCCATTAGGAGTATCTATCTCTTTAGCCATATCAAGAGAAGTTATAAAACCTGTTATTTTTGATTTTTTATTACTATCTATTCCCTCTTTTTGTCCTGTCCAAATATATTCATTTGGTTGAAAAATCTCTCCTGTTTCAAAAACATATCTCGCTAACTCTTGCATTATTGAACAGATA contains these protein-coding regions:
- a CDS encoding Crp/Fnr family transcriptional regulator, which produces MKEIAIEELKKIDLFSSLLEEEIEVLLKKIKYKILTFEKDEYVAFKGDKIKGIYVNLEGILVAEMLKENGEVKKIEELRNGKIIASAFIFGDFNNFPVDLIAKTDVKILFIEKDELVNILRENQNILILFLNEISNKAQFLSKNLRESISNKTINQKLAEYILKNEKEEYIIFENSIKDLSEYFNVSRPSLSRVLKSFLEEGLIEKVAKGKYKILKKDLLKIKK
- a CDS encoding dCMP deaminase family protein, producing MKREEYIAWDEYFMGVALLSAKRSKDPNTQVGACIVNEEKRIIGVGYNGLPIGCSDDEYPWEREGEFLETKYPFVCHAELNAILNSTKSLKGCTIYVALFPCHECSKAIIQSGIKELVYLSDKYNGTESNIASKKMLNSAGVKFRQLKPKIEKIELSFNEKDY
- a CDS encoding ferritin family protein, which gives rise to MAKWRCKVCGEIITDETMTQCPVCKAGKDKWEEVVEGAGRVWATEHKVGEGLACGDEEIIAGLRANFEGECTEVGMYLAMSRVADREGYPEVAEAYKRIAFEEAEHAAKFAELLGECVTASTEENLSRRVEAEYGATSGKFDIAKRAKQLGFDAIHDTVHEMAKDEARHGRAFAGLLERYFGKKF
- a CDS encoding SDR family NAD(P)-dependent oxidoreductase; this encodes MKKVLITGATSGIGLAITKKLLELKYEVYGVGRDFSKINILDENFHPIICDLLKYQNIEELAKKIKKETEIDILINCAGVGFFGPHEEINPTKLHKMISLNLEAPIILTQLFLRELKKRRGTIINISSITATKASTYGCAYSATKAGLLHFSKGLFEEVRKTGVKVISILPDITKTSFYDNLNFKEGDEEDSYILPECVANAVETVFTQREGTVLTEIIIQPQRHIIKRK
- a CDS encoding spore photoproduct lyase family protein is translated as MDLLNKSFSHIYVEKEARTFKECNKILKKFSNSQIIEIDSYKEVFSKNNQNFILQKKSPKLILAVKKENYLYEGAKVCESFGNENFYYTSSVLNCIYDCEYCYLQGVYSSGNIVIFVNIEDVFEEIEKILKNRSMYICISYDTDLLALEEITGFVKKWYEFVNRFDNLKIELRTKSANIKVFKDLKPNKNFIVAWTISPKEFAKKHEFGAVTFEQRIEAAKKLIDMGWTVRVCFDPMIKIENFKEIYGNMIRETFENINGEKILDVSIGTFRISKEYMKRMKRNRVNSIILNYPFQCYEGVYTYSLEENNEMLNYIKTEILKFVEEKKIFI